One genomic region from Rosa rugosa chromosome 1, drRosRugo1.1, whole genome shotgun sequence encodes:
- the LOC133724762 gene encoding uncharacterized protein LOC133724762, giving the protein MAGRWDLGLPKAKACSLREQATRTILRNVRSQGHTYVEVREDGKKFIFFCTLCLAPCYSDKVLFDHLKGNLHNERLAAAKVTLLRPNPWPFNDGVVFFDNSYETDRVLVTPDDNKFRLLESHDNENNLAIVKYGENLNTNGYDHCGVDGRECNGYIDLPGLHSNVGVKSFVENSTADGAISSVVIPGVVVRDEITDIEVREVGLGEIAARFLGKDGISRIWCEWLGVKSLDSENFCKLPEHDFAVVTFSYNIDLGRKGLLDDVRMLLSSSPTMESGNGEGTGCKRKKSFSDPEDISDSLSNQYDLFGEDSSASSGPASRLLLDHYDDQLPSLNTRFILNKSIRRELRRQQRLASGRMCDICQQRMLPGKDVATLMNVKTGRLACSSRNVNGAFHVFHTSCLIHWILLCEVEIITNQNTGSKVRRRSRRKTAAKCNGTDAQLKSMTPQIYSVFCPECQGTGIVVDGDELEKPNLPLSQMFTYKIKVSDARRAWMKSPEMLQNCSTGFHFPSQSEAGIQEKVKTLKLLHFYRAHE; this is encoded by the exons ATGGCGGGAAGGTGGGATCTTGGGCTTCCAAAGGCTAAAGCTTGTAGTCTTCGAGAGCAAGCAACAAGAACAATTCTTCGCAATGTGAGGTCACAAGGGCACACATATGTTGAGGTCAGGGAAGATGGGAAGAAGTTCATTTTCTTCTGTACTCTGTGCCTTGCACCGTGCTATAGCGATAAGGTGCTGTTTGATCACTTGAAGGGTAATCTTCACAATGAGAGATTGGCTGCTGCTAAGGTTACTCTTTTACGACCAAATCCTTGGCCTTTCAATGATGGTGTGGTTTTCTTTGACAATTCATATGAGACTGATAGAGTGTTAGTGACTCCAGATGACAATAAATTTAGGCTGTTGGAGTCTCATGACAATGAGAACAATCTTGCTATTGTCAAATATGGGGAAAATTTGAATACCAATGGCTATGATCATTGCGGTGTTGATGGGCGTGAATGTAATGGGTATATAGATTTGCCAGGCTTGCATTCAAATGTTGGAGTTAAATCCTTTGTTGAGAATTCAACTGCTGATGGAGCAATTTCCTCTGTGGTGATCCCTGGTGTTGTGGTTAGGGATGAAATTACTGATATAGAAGTGAGAGAGGTGGGTTTAGGAGAAATTGCTGCAAGGTTCCTTGGGAAAGATGGCATTAGTAGAATATGGTGTGAATGGTTGGGGGTAAAATCTTTAGACAGTGAGAATTTTTGCAAACTTCCTGAGCATGATTTCGCTGTTGTTACCTTCAGTTATAATATTGATTTGGGTAGAAAGGGTTTACTTGATGATGTAAGGATGTTGCTCTCATCCAGCCCTACAATGGAATCAGGGAATGGTGAAGGCACCGGTTGTAAGAGAAAGAAATCCTTTTCTGACCCTGAGGATATCAGTGACTCTCTAAGTAATCAGTATGATTTGTTTGGGGAAGATTCCTCTGCTTCCAGTGGTCCAGCATCTAGGTTGCTTCTAGACCATTATGATGATCAGCTACCATCACTGAATACAAGATTTATTTTGAACAAATCTATAAGGCGAGAGCTAAGACGGCAACAGCGTTTAGCGTCAGGGAGAATGTGTGATATCTGTCAACAGAGGATGCTTCCTGGGAAAGATGTAGCAACTCTCATGAATGTGAAGACTGGAAGGCTTGCTTGCAGTAGTCGAAATGTGAATGGG GCTTTTCATGTGTTTCATACTTCCTGCCTTATACACTGGATTCTTCTGTGTGAAGTTGAGATAATCACAAATCAGAATACTGGTTCAAAAGTGAGGAGAAGGTCTAGGAGAAAAACTGCAGCCAAGTGCAATGGAACAGATGCTCAGTTGAAATCTATGACCCCACAAATTTATTCAGTGTTCTGCCCAGAGTGCCAGGGTACTGGTATTGTCGTTGATGGAGATGAACTGGAGAAACCGAATCTTCCTTTGTCTCAG ATGTTCACGTATAAGATAAAGGTGAGTGATGCACGTAGAGCATGGATGAAGAGTCCTGAAATGTTGCAGAATTGCTCGACTGGTTTTCATTTTCCCTCCCAATCTGAAGCAGGAATCCAG GAGAAGGTGAAAACGCTGAAGTTGTTGCATTTCTATAGAGCACATGAATAG